Proteins encoded by one window of Vibrio rumoiensis:
- the secE gene encoding preprotein translocase subunit SecE — MKAKAETHESSKAADAFKWFITFALLAAAVVGNYLYGEMSVAIRAAAVVILIAAALGVAALTTKGKATIVFAREAKLEVRKVVWPTRQETMQTTFIVLAVSIVMALLLWGIDGIMVRLIALATGV; from the coding sequence ATGAAAGCCAAAGCCGAAACTCATGAGAGCTCAAAAGCGGCAGATGCTTTTAAGTGGTTTATCACTTTTGCACTGCTAGCTGCTGCTGTTGTGGGAAATTACCTGTATGGTGAAATGTCTGTTGCAATTCGTGCAGCAGCCGTTGTTATTTTGATTGCTGCAGCCCTTGGTGTTGCCGCATTAACAACGAAAGGTAAAGCTACGATCGTGTTTGCTCGAGAAGCAAAACTTGAAGTTCGCAAAGTGGTTTGGCCTACACGCCAAGAAACAATGCAAACGACATTTATCGTATTAGCTGTAAGTATTGTAATGGCTCTATTGTTATGGGGAATTGACGGCATTATGGTCCGTTTAATTGCTCTAGCTACTGGAGTGTAA
- the rplK gene encoding 50S ribosomal protein L11, whose protein sequence is MAKKVEAYIKLQVAAGMANPSPPVGPALGQHGVNIMEFCKAFNAKTESIEKGLPTPVVISVYNDRSFTFVTKTPPAAVLLKKAAGIKSGSGRPNTEKVGTITDAQIQEIAETKAADMTGADIEAMKRSIAGTARSMGLVVEG, encoded by the coding sequence ATGGCTAAGAAAGTAGAAGCTTATATCAAACTGCAAGTTGCAGCTGGTATGGCAAACCCAAGTCCACCGGTTGGTCCAGCACTAGGTCAACATGGTGTAAACATCATGGAATTCTGTAAAGCGTTTAACGCAAAAACAGAATCTATTGAGAAAGGTCTTCCAACTCCAGTTGTTATCTCTGTATACAACGACCGTTCTTTCACATTTGTAACTAAGACTCCACCTGCTGCTGTTCTTCTTAAGAAAGCTGCTGGCATTAAGTCTGGTTCTGGCCGTCCGAACACTGAGAAAGTTGGTACTATTACTGATGCTCAGATCCAAGAGATTGCTGAAACTAAAGCTGCAGATATGACTGGCGCAGACATCGAAGCGATGAAGCGTTCTATCGCGGGTACTGCTCGTTCAATGGGCCTAGTGGTAGAGGGATAA
- the rplA gene encoding 50S ribosomal protein L1 encodes MAKLTKRMKTIRGKVDVTKEYEINEAIALLKELATAKFVESVDVAVNLGIDARKSDQNVRGATVLPHGTGRDIRVAVFTQGANAEAAKAAGADIVGMEDLAELVKKGEMNFDVVVASPDAMRVVGQLGTILGPRGLMPNPKVGTVTPNVAEAVKNAKAGQVRYRNDKNGIIHTTIGKATFEANQLQENLEALLVALKKAKPSSAKGTFLKKVSISTTMGAGVAVDQATLKTTVA; translated from the coding sequence ATGGCAAAACTTACTAAGCGTATGAAAACTATCCGCGGCAAAGTGGATGTGACTAAAGAATACGAAATCAACGAAGCTATCGCTCTTCTAAAAGAACTAGCAACAGCTAAATTCGTAGAAAGCGTAGACGTTGCTGTCAACCTAGGCATCGATGCTCGTAAATCAGACCAAAACGTTCGTGGCGCAACTGTACTTCCACATGGTACTGGTCGTGACATCCGCGTAGCAGTGTTCACTCAAGGTGCAAACGCTGAAGCCGCTAAAGCAGCTGGCGCAGACATCGTTGGTATGGAAGATCTAGCTGAGCTAGTGAAAAAAGGCGAAATGAACTTCGACGTTGTTGTTGCTTCTCCTGATGCAATGCGTGTTGTTGGTCAACTAGGTACTATCTTAGGTCCACGTGGCCTTATGCCTAACCCTAAAGTTGGTACTGTAACTCCTAACGTTGCTGAAGCAGTTAAGAATGCTAAAGCTGGTCAGGTTCGTTACCGTAACGACAAAAATGGCATCATCCACACTACAATTGGTAAAGCTACTTTCGAAGCAAACCAACTACAAGAGAACTTAGAAGCTCTATTAGTTGCGCTTAAGAAAGCAAAACCTTCTTCAGCGAAAGGTACTTTCCTTAAGAAAGTAAGCATCTCTACCACTATGGGTGCTGGTGTTGCAGTTGATCAAGCGACTCTTAAAACAACAGTTGCTTAA
- the rplL gene encoding 50S ribosomal protein L7/L12 produces the protein MSITNEQILDAVAEMSVMQVVELIEAMEEKFGVSAAAAVVAGGAAGGDAAEEQTEFDVILTAAGGNKVAVIKAVRGATGLGLKEAKGLVDGAPAPLKEGVSKEEAEALKAQLEEAGASVEVK, from the coding sequence ATGTCTATTACTAACGAGCAAATCCTAGACGCAGTTGCAGAAATGTCTGTAATGCAAGTTGTTGAGCTTATCGAAGCTATGGAAGAAAAATTCGGCGTTTCTGCTGCAGCAGCTGTTGTTGCTGGCGGCGCAGCTGGCGGTGACGCTGCTGAAGAGCAAACTGAATTTGACGTAATCCTAACTGCTGCTGGCGGTAACAAAGTTGCTGTTATCAAAGCAGTACGTGGCGCAACTGGCCTAGGTCTTAAAGAAGCTAAAGGTCTAGTTGACGGTGCTCCAGCTCCGCTTAAAGAAGGTGTTTCTAAAGAAGAAGCTGAAGCTCTTAAAGCACAACTAGAAGAAGCTGGTGCTTCTGTTGAAGTTAAGTAA
- the rplJ gene encoding 50S ribosomal protein L10 — MALNLQDKQAIVAEVNEAASGALSAVVADSRGVAVGAMTSLRKQAREAGVYLKVVRNTLARRAVVGTDYECLADVFVGPTLIGFSNEHPGAAARLFKDFAKENKKFEIKAAAFEGALADADVLATLPTYDEAIARLMMCMKEASAGKLVRTIAAVRDQKQDAA, encoded by the coding sequence ATGGCTTTAAATCTTCAAGACAAACAAGCAATTGTTGCTGAAGTTAACGAAGCAGCCAGTGGTGCACTTTCTGCAGTTGTTGCTGACTCTCGTGGCGTTGCTGTTGGCGCGATGACTTCTCTACGTAAACAAGCTCGCGAAGCGGGTGTTTACTTGAAAGTTGTTCGTAACACATTAGCACGTCGTGCAGTAGTTGGTACAGACTACGAATGTCTAGCAGACGTATTCGTTGGTCCTACTTTGATCGGTTTCTCTAATGAGCACCCAGGTGCTGCTGCGCGTCTTTTTAAAGACTTCGCAAAAGAGAACAAAAAATTTGAGATCAAAGCTGCTGCATTTGAAGGCGCATTAGCTGACGCTGATGTACTAGCGACACTACCTACTTACGACGAAGCAATTGCACGCTTAATGATGTGTATGAAAGAAGCTTCTGCTGGCAAGTTGGTACGTACTATCGCTGCTGTTCGCGATCAAAAACAAGACGCTGCATAA
- the tuf gene encoding elongation factor Tu gives MSKEKFERTKPHVNVGTIGHVDHGKTTLTAAICTTLAKVYGGVAKDFASIDNAPEERERGITIATSHVEYDTPARHYAHVDCPGHADYVKNMITGAAQMDGGILVVAATDGPMPQTREHILLGRQVGIPYIIVFMNKCDMVDDEELLELVEMEVRELLSEYDYPGDDLPVIQGSALGALNGEEQWEAKIIELAEALDSYIPEPERAVDQPFLLPIEDVFSIQGRGTVVTGRIERGILRVGDEVEIVGIKDTTLTTCTGVEMFRKLLDEGRAGENVGALLRGTKRDDVERGQVLAAKGSINPHTTFESEVYVLSKDEGGRHTPFFKGYRPQFYFRTTDVTGDIQLPEGVEMVMPGDNVQMTVTLIAPIAMDEGLRFAIREGGRTVGAGVVAKVIA, from the coding sequence ATGTCTAAAGAAAAATTTGAACGTACGAAACCGCACGTAAACGTTGGTACTATCGGCCACGTTGACCACGGTAAAACAACTCTTACTGCTGCTATCTGTACTACACTTGCAAAAGTGTACGGCGGTGTAGCTAAAGACTTCGCATCTATCGATAACGCTCCAGAAGAGCGCGAGCGTGGTATCACAATCGCAACTTCTCACGTTGAGTACGATACTCCAGCACGTCACTACGCACACGTAGACTGCCCAGGACACGCCGATTATGTTAAAAACATGATCACTGGTGCTGCGCAAATGGACGGCGGTATCCTAGTAGTTGCTGCAACTGATGGTCCTATGCCACAAACTCGTGAGCACATCCTACTTGGTCGTCAGGTTGGTATCCCTTACATCATCGTATTCATGAACAAATGTGACATGGTTGATGATGAAGAGCTTCTTGAGCTAGTTGAAATGGAAGTTCGTGAACTTCTTTCTGAATACGATTACCCAGGTGATGATTTACCAGTAATCCAAGGTTCAGCTCTAGGCGCACTAAACGGCGAAGAGCAATGGGAAGCAAAAATCATTGAGCTTGCTGAAGCACTAGATTCTTACATCCCAGAGCCAGAGCGTGCAGTAGACCAACCGTTCTTACTACCAATTGAAGATGTATTCTCAATTCAAGGTCGTGGTACTGTTGTAACTGGTCGTATCGAGCGTGGTATCCTACGTGTAGGTGACGAAGTAGAAATCGTTGGTATCAAAGATACTACATTGACGACTTGTACTGGTGTTGAAATGTTCCGTAAACTGCTTGACGAAGGTCGTGCAGGTGAGAACGTTGGTGCACTTCTACGTGGTACTAAGCGTGATGACGTTGAACGTGGTCAAGTATTGGCTGCTAAAGGTTCAATCAACCCACACACAACTTTCGAATCAGAAGTATACGTACTTTCGAAAGATGAAGGTGGTCGTCATACTCCATTCTTCAAAGGTTACCGTCCACAGTTCTACTTCCGTACAACTGACGTAACTGGCGACATCCAACTACCAGAAGGTGTTGAGATGGTAATGCCTGGTGATAACGTACAAATGACAGTTACTCTAATCGCGCCAATCGCGATGGACGAAGGTCTACGTTTTGCTATCCGTGAAGGTGGCCGTACAGTTGGTGCTGGTGTTGTAGCGAAAGTTATCGCTTAA
- the nusG gene encoding transcription termination/antitermination protein NusG → MSEAPKKRWYVVQAFSGFEGRVAQSLREHIKMHAMEEFFGDVLVPTEEVVEMRAGQRRKSERKFFPGYVLVQMVMNDDSWHLVRSIPRVMGFIGGTSDRPAPITDKEAEAILNRLEQASEAPRPKTLFEAGEVVRVTEGPFADFNGTVEQVDYEKSRLKVSVSIFGRATPVELEFSQVEKAD, encoded by the coding sequence ATGAGTGAAGCACCAAAAAAACGCTGGTATGTCGTTCAGGCCTTTTCTGGGTTTGAAGGCCGTGTTGCACAATCTCTTCGCGAACATATCAAAATGCACGCTATGGAAGAGTTTTTCGGTGATGTATTAGTACCTACTGAAGAAGTGGTGGAAATGCGCGCTGGTCAACGTCGTAAGAGTGAACGTAAATTCTTTCCAGGCTACGTGTTAGTTCAAATGGTAATGAATGATGATTCATGGCACTTAGTACGTAGTATTCCACGTGTTATGGGCTTTATTGGTGGAACCTCTGACCGTCCAGCTCCAATTACGGATAAAGAAGCGGAAGCTATCTTGAATCGTTTAGAGCAGGCGAGCGAAGCTCCAAGACCGAAAACGTTATTTGAAGCAGGTGAAGTGGTTCGCGTTACTGAAGGACCATTTGCTGATTTCAATGGTACGGTTGAACAAGTTGACTATGAAAAAAGCCGCTTGAAAGTGTCTGTATCGATCTTTGGTCGTGCAACTCCCGTTGAGCTTGAATTCAGTCAGGTTGAAAAAGCAGACTAA